In the Archangium lipolyticum genome, TCGCGGTTGGTGCCCGAGTCGGTCAGATAGAGCTTCAGGTAGCCCCCCTTGAAGGGCACCTCCTGCTGGTCCTCGCAGGTGAGGATCCGCCTGGCCCCGTAGGCCTCGAACGCGTCGCGGAGCGCGGTGCGGCGGAAGCGGCCGATGACGACGGTGAAGTCGCGCTTCGTGAGGGTGCGCAGGAAGTCGGGATCGTAGTGATCCTTGTGCTCGTGGCTGATGTAGAGGAAGCGCTCCTTCGTCGAGAGCTCCAGCTTCTCGCGCACGAAGGGAGCCAGCTGGTGGTTGCGTGGGAATTGCATCCAGGCCGAGTCGAACGCCCCTTGAGGGGAGAGCCACGGATCGGCGACCACCAGGGCGTGTTGGGTTTCGATCAGGAAGCCGGCATGCCCGAGGAACGTGATCTGCATGAGAAGATTCCCCCCGCGAGATCCGGGTCCGTCGGAGGCACGGCCCGGAATGGCGCCACCCGGACGTACGAATACGTTCAGTGGCGCCGGAAGGCTGGTGTGGCGCGGGAAATGAGGCCATGGGCCCCGGGTGCGAGCCCAGGGTCCAACACCGTGCAGACCTCTCGCATCCCCCCTGAAAAAGGAGGGAGGAGGCTGGAAATCCTCACCTCCCACCCATCATCGCAGGTAGGGCATGGCGACCCGACTCATTCCGTGATTTCACGGACGCTGAGCCACTTGAAGTCCACGTCCGTGGCGCTGTCCCAGCGGAAGGTGGCGATGGGACCACCCCAGGTGATGGGCATGGCCGGTACGGAGCCACCGCAGTGGTCCGCGTCTCCGCCCCACGAACCGTCATCCAGTTTCTCGTAGACCTTCTTCCACGTCAGCTTGTCGGCAGTGTCGTTGAGCCAGAGCTCGAGCCGCACCGCGGGCTTGCCGTTGGCGGTGGTGTTGCGCATGACGGACTTGAAGCCCACCCAGCGGCCCTTGAGAGACCCGGTGGCCGCCTTGTAGGGCACGTTGTCGTAGCTCACGTGCCAGGTCTCCTTCTCCCAGCGGACGCGGCCGTCGTAGTGCAGGCCGCCCTTGTAGGAGGAGCCCTCGCAGGCGATCGAGTCGGTGTGGCGGCCACCGCGGGCGTACCAGGCGAAGTTGTCACCGTTGTTGCCGGTGGCGTTCACCTTCACGAAGCCCGTCATCTCCACGTTCTTCCAGTCGTTGGGCGACTGCATGTAGCCGCGGCCCGCGAGGACATCCCGATCGTAGGTGGGGATCTTCCTCGAGTCGTAGCCGGTGGAGGTGAACACCTCCATGCGAACCTTGGTGCTCCGCATCTTCCAGGAGCCATCCGCGTTACGCGTGATGGTCTGCTGCGGATCGAAGCGCGCGTCACGCAGTGCATCGCTCGCGAGCATCCAGGACTCACCGCCCGGCTTCGTCGGGTAGAGCATGGTGACGCCGAACACGTCCTTGTCCTGCGCGGGAGCTGGGGCGGACTCGAGCGAGGGCCGCGCCTCCGAAGTGGGCCGCGGCGCCGGCACGGGAGAGGAAGCCGGAGTGGGCTCGGGCGTTGGAGCGGTCGCGTCCGGAGGGGAAGCGGGAGTCCCAGCCGATGGTTCGATCGCCAGGTCCTGTGCATCACAGCCGGCGAGCGAGAACAGGAGGAAGGGAGCGCAGAGGGCGGAAAGGAGTCGGAGTCGGATCAACGAGGCAAGCTCCATCTGAGAGAGAAGGCCGGTGGACATTCGGAGTCCCACGGCGACAGACCCTCTGAACAGAAGGAGACAGTTCCTCATCCCCGCCCGGGGGTATGACTCCTCGAATCCGCCCGCCCGAGCGTCAGGCGCGGGAGACGAGCGCCCGCCCGACTTCGGTTTTTCCGAAGGGACGCATCTCGATTACCTATTTGCCTAAGTATCGGCGGGCTCTTAATTCAGGGAGCATGAAGAATCAGATCAAGACCCTGCTGTTGCTCGGCGTGTTGTCCGTGGTGCTGATCAGCATCGGTGGAGCTCTGGGCAAGGGCTTCCTCATCGGCGCGCTGGTGCTGTCGCTGGCGATGAACGTCGGGGCCTATTTCTTCTCGGACAAGCTGGTGCTGACCATGCACGGGGCGCAGGAGGTGAGCCCCCAGCAGGCGCCTGGACTGCACCGCATGGTGGAGGAGCTGTCGCAGCGGGCGGGCATCCCCAAGCCCCGCGTCTTCTTGATGAACGAGGCCCAGCCCAACGCCTTCGCCACGGGCCGCAATCCGGAGCATGGCGTGGTGGCGGTGACGGCGGGCATCCTGGAGGTGCTCGACGAGCGGGAGCTGCGCGGGGTGCTGGCGCACGAGCTGGCGCACATCAAGAACCGGGACATCCTGGTGTCCACCATCGCCGCCGCGGTGGCCTCGGCGGTGACGTACCTGGCGCACGCGGTGGGCTTCTTCGGCTCGATGCTGACGGGCCGTGACGAGGACGGGGACGAGGGCCTGTCGCCGATGCAGGCGCTGGCGCTGGCGCTGGTGGCGCCCATCGCGGCCACGCTCATCCAGATGGGCATCTCGCGTTCGCGCGAGTACCTGGCGGACCAGTCGGGCGGGGAGATCTCCGGGGATCCGGAGGCGCTGGCGCGTGCGCTGCAGAAGCTGGAGGCCGGGGCCATGGCGATGCCGGTGGAGGGGCGGCCCGCGACCGCGAGCCTGTTCATCGTGAGCCCCTTCGCGGGGATGCAGAGCATCCTGTCGCTCTTCTCGACGCACCCGCGCACCGAGGAGCGCGTGCGCAGGCTGCGGGAGCAGGCCGCGCGGATGTCCAGCGGTACCCGGGGTTGGAGCGGCGCCCTGCCCTTCCCCCAGTAACGGCGTTTCAACCCCCTAGAGAGAAAGATCCGGACATATGGAGATGCAGAGCATAGGAAGCCCCCTCCTCTGGGGGGGGTTCATTGCGTTCGTGCTGTTGATGCTGGCGCTGGACCTGGGCGTATTCCACCGCAAGACGCACGAGGTGAAGTTCAAGGAAGCGCTGGCATGGAGCGGGGTGTGGGTCTCGCTGGCGCTGGTGTTCAACCTGGGCATCTGGTGGAAGTTCGGCGCCACGCCGGCCATGCAGTTCCTCACCGGATACCTCATCGAGAAGTCGCTCTCGATCGACAACATCTTCGTCTTCGTCGTCATCTTCTCGGCGCTGAGGATTCCCTCGCTGTACCAGCACCGGGTGCTCTTCTGGGGCATCCTGAGCGCGCTGGTGTTGCGCGCGGCGATGATCTTCGCCGGCGTGGCGATGCTCGAGCGCTTCCACTGGCTCATCTACGTCTTCGGCGCCTTCCTCATCTTCACGGGCGTGAAGCTCTTCCTGCAGCGCAACAAGGAGGAGCACCCGGAGGACGGCTTCGTCATGAAGGCGGCGCGGCGGATCATCCCCTCCACGAACCGCTTCGATGGGGACCACTTCTTCACGCTGGAGAACGGCCGGAAGCTGGCCACGCCGCTGTTCATGTCGCTGGTGCTGGTGGAGCTGACGGACGTGCTCTTCGCGCTCGACTCCATCCCGGCCATCTTCGCGGTGACGACGGATCCCTTCCTCGTCTTCACCTCGAACATCTTCGCCATCCTCGGCCTGCGCTCGCTCTTCTTCGTGCTGGCGGGAGCAGTGGAGAAGTTCTCCTACCTGAAGGTGGGCCTGTCCGCGGTGCTGGTGTTCGTGGGCGCGAAGATGGCGCTGGTGGACGTGGTGAAGGTGCCGCCCGCGCTCTCCCTGGGTGTCATCAGCCTGCTGCTGGGCGGCTCCATCGTGGCCTCGCTGATGAAGGCGAGGGCGCAGGAGCGGCTCCAGGCCGCCTCGGGTGAGGGCGCGCCTTCACGGGGCCGGCCGGCGCCCGCCGCCGACTAGGACCTGGCGCCGGGGGGCCCCGTGCTCCCCGGCGCCGTCGTTTTCGCTAGGCGTTGCTGATCATCCAGCTGGAGCCCGGCACCCGGGCCACGGCCCCGTCGAAGGCCTTGGCGTAGACGGGCCTGTCCACGGAGGCCGCGAGCGTGAAGGAGAACGCCGAGCCGGCCCTGCCATCCAGCCGCCCGCCGATCCACTCCAACCCACCATCCAGCGCGTCCACCACCAGCTCGTGCTTCTCCGCGATCTCGGGCGGCATGCGGAACCAGATGCACAGGTTTCCACCCGGCTTCAGGATGCGGTAGCCCCGGGGATCCGCGTCGGAGAGCTCGAACTCGTCCTCGGCGGCCAGCCCGGGCACCCACAGCGGCGCGCTCAGCAGCCGGTAGCGGTTGGGTCCGAGCTCCTGTACGGAGAGCACCTCTTCCTTCGACTCACCCGGAACGCGCAGCTTCACCTGACTCATCGTCTCGAATCCTCCTGGGGCCCGGAAAAGCAAAAGGCCGTGAGCCCTGGGATTGTCCCCGAACTCACGGCCTCTCGTCTGTGTGGGCGCACCAGGATTCGAACCTGGGACCCCTGCCGTGTGAAGGCAGTGCTCTACCGCTGAGCTATGCGCCCGACCGCGTATCGACTTTCGTAGGAGTGGGCGCACCAGGATTCGAACCTGGGACCCCTGCCGTGTGAAGGCAGTGCTCTACCGCTGAGCTATGCGCCCCGACGAAGCGACGGGCGGGTAAATGCCACCCGCGATGCCCCCCTGTCAACGCCTATTGTCGCGCGATTTCTTCCAGTTTCTCGTCCAGCTCGCGCAGTCGGCGCTTGAGGCCCGAGAGCTTCTTGCCCACGGCCTTGAAGTCGCTCCGGGGCGCGAAGCTGAGCACCCGCATCAGCTCCTCCTGGCCCCGGTCCAGCGCCTGCTTGCCCCGCTGCACGGAGCCGAGCGCCTGGGCAATGGCCATGGCCCGCTTCTCGTCGGCCATGAGCTTCTCCACCGCCATTTGCGACATACCCAACGCCTGCTTCTTCAGGTCCTGCCGGATGCCCATGATGGCCTGCCCCCCACTGGCTTCACTGCTCGTCCAGGTACTCCGTCTTCAACTGGGCGAAGACGCGATCCGCGATGCCCTTGAACCGCAAGCGCTCGATGAGCTGCTGCAAGTCACCCTTCACCGCGATGCGCCGCCGAAGCACCGCCTCCACGGGATCCAGGCTGCCCTTGAGCAGCTCCTTCCACACCGTGTACGGCGCCCGGGCCAGGTAGGCCGGCTCGATCTCGTCCAGATCGTCCGGATCATCCAGCACCCGAAGCTTCTCGATACGAGCGTCGCGCGGCACCACGTGCACCACGAAGGGGCGCGGCAACTTGCCCGGCTCGGCGTCGACGATGATCCCGATCTCACCGATCCAGCCCTGGGCGGCCAGCGAGCGCTCCGGATCCTCGTTCACCAGCCGTACCGCCTCCTCACACCACTGCTTGGACGGGAACGTCGCCATGCCGCCCGCTACCCCCTACGGAAGATGCTCTTGATGCTGGAGAACAATCCGCTGCCCTCCTGCTGGGATGACGGCGAGGCCGCCGCCTGCTCGGCCTTCTGGGCCTTTTCCTCGGCCAGCCGGGCCAGTTCCTTCTTGAGCAGCTCCGGGGTGTCCCGGGTAGCCAGCTCGATGCGCCGGGGGCCGCTGGGCTCCTCGACGATCACCTGCAGCAGACACTCCTCGTTGAGCCGGAAGTCGATCTTCCGCCCCGCCGACTCGGCCGGAACCTTCAGGGTGCCCAGGTACTCGTTGTCCACCATCAGGTCGCTGTCGCCCTGGAAGATGTCCATCTCGATGAAGGGCGCGCCCGGCTCCTTCGGCGGTGGCAGCCGGAAGCTCTTCACCAGCGGGATGAGGGAGTTCTTCTCGATGACCCGGCGCACGCGCCCGTTGGGCAGCGCATAGCCGATGGGCATGGACACCGCATCCAGCAGCGTCACCGAGTCGATGGAGCCCAGCGAGTCCGCCAGCAGCGCGGCGCCCAGGGCCACGCACTCGTCCGGGTGCACGCCCTTGCGAGGCGGCTTGCCGAAGTGCTCCTGGATGCGCTGCTGCACCAGGGGCATGCGGCTCTGCCCGCCCACGAGGATGATCTCGTCGATCTCCGAGCGGCTGATGCTCTTCTCCGCCAGGACCCGGTCGCAGATCTCGAAGGTGCGGTCGACCAGGTCCATGGTGAGCGCGTTGAGGTTCTCGCGCGTGAGGGGGATGCGCAGGTCGATCGGCTTGCCCTTGCGCTCCTCGATGTAGGGCAGGTCGATGACCACGTTGGGGATGAGCGTGAGGTCGATCTTCGCCGCCTCGGCCGCGTTCTTGATGCGCTGCATGGCGATGGGGCTCTGCGAGAGATCGATCCGGGTCTCCTCCCAGAACTTCTCGAGCACGTAGTCCATCACCCGGTTGTCGAAGTCGACACCGCCCAGGAAGGTATCGCCGCCGGTGGCCAGCACCTCGAAGACGTTGCCCGTCAGGTGGAGCACGGAGACGTCGAAGGTGCCGCCGCCCAGGTCGTAGACGAGGATCTTCTGATCCAGCCCGCGGTTGAAGCCATAGGCCAGCGCGGCCGCGGTGGGCTCGTTGACGATGCGCTTGACGTTGAAGCCCGCCAGCTTGCCGGCCTCCTTCACCGCCTGCCGCTGGCTGTCCGTGTAGTACGCCGGCACGGAGATGACGGCCTCGTCGATGGGGCCGCCAAGGAACTGTTCGGCGATCGTCTTGAGCTGCTTGAGGATGAAGCTGGACACCTCGGGCAGCGAGTACACCTTGCCACCCAGCATCACGGCCGCTTCCCCGTCCGCGCCCTCGACGATGTCGTACTTGAAGTAACCCTTCAGGTCATCGACGACCTTGGACTGGTACTTGCGGCCGATGAGCCGCTTGGTCCCGTAGAGCGTGTTCTTCGGGTTGGTGACCATCTGGTCCTTGGCCACGCCGCCGACCAGCAGGTCCCCCTTGGCGGAGAGCGCCACCACGGAAGGCAGGATCAGATTGCCGCGATCCGTGGGGACGATCTTCGGGATGCGGTTCTTCACGGACGCGACCAGAGTATTGGTCGTTCCCAGATCAATCCCGATGATTCGAGGTCTGTCCGCCATTGGAGTCCTACTCTGTATCACGTCAGGGGGCGTCTTGCTCAGTTCTCGTCTCCAGGATCAACCGGTCATACGGCGCCTCCTCGCCTGCCGGTAGTTCCTCGATGAAGCGGGAAAGCCGGAGGATCGCCCGCTCTCCCGCCCGGAGAACCGCCGAGATAGGGTAGGTCAACGCCAGCTCATCCCTGGCTCGGGTAGCGGCCACGTAGAACAGCCGGCGCTCCTCTTCTTCTTCATCCGGTGTACTGGCCGCGCCCGGGAACGGGAAGCGGCCCTCCGCCAGGGAGATGACGAAGACCGCCCGCCATTCCAGACCCTTGGATTGGTGGATGGTGGAGAGCGTGAGGCTCTCGTCCGGAGCCTCGCCGGTGGCCTCCCGGGCCGAGAACTCGGCCACCAGGGCGATCTCCGACAGGAAGCGAGGCAGGTCCTCGAAGCGCCCGGCGAACTCGGCCAGCTGGCGGATGTCGTCCTCCCGCCGCTCCTCCTCGGGAAACCCGGTCCGCAAGTACTCGCCGTAGCCACCGGCCAGCACGTCCTGGATCATCTGCCCCGGGGTCGGAATTGACCCTGGCTGTGTCAGCCGCTCCATCAGGCGGATGAGCCGCTCGAAGCCGGGCGCGGCCTTCCGAGGCACCTGGGATTGGATCTCCGGACAGGCCAGGGCCTCCACCAGGGACAGCTCGGGAGGCAGGGCGATCAGGGCCTCCCAGAGGGACTCGGCCCTGGCGGGGCCAATGCCAGGCACCAACTTGACGATCCGTTTGAGGGCGAGCTCGTCGCGCGGGTTACCAGCGAGCCGGAGGTGGGCGAGCACGTCCTTGACGTGGACCTGCTCGAAGAAGCGCACGCCCGAGCGCACCCGGAAGGGGATGCCCCGGCGGGTCAGCTCCAGCTGAAGCTCCAGGGAGTGGCTGTGCGCGCGGTACAGCACGGCCATCTGCTCCAGCGGCACGCCCGTGTCGCGCAGCTCGAGCACGCGTTGGGCGACGAAGGAGGCCTGTTGATCCACGTCCAGGGTGGGGACCAGCACCGGCACCGGCCCCGGGGGACGCGAGGAGATGAGCTGCTTGGGGAACTGGCGCTGGTTGAGCGAGATGGAGGCGTTGGCCAGCTGGAGGATCTCCGGTGTCGAGCGGTAGTTGCGGGTGAGGTGGTAGATGGCGC is a window encoding:
- a CDS encoding TerC family protein; this translates as MEMQSIGSPLLWGGFIAFVLLMLALDLGVFHRKTHEVKFKEALAWSGVWVSLALVFNLGIWWKFGATPAMQFLTGYLIEKSLSIDNIFVFVVIFSALRIPSLYQHRVLFWGILSALVLRAAMIFAGVAMLERFHWLIYVFGAFLIFTGVKLFLQRNKEEHPEDGFVMKAARRIIPSTNRFDGDHFFTLENGRKLATPLFMSLVLVELTDVLFALDSIPAIFAVTTDPFLVFTSNIFAILGLRSLFFVLAGAVEKFSYLKVGLSAVLVFVGAKMALVDVVKVPPALSLGVISLLLGGSIVASLMKARAQERLQAASGEGAPSRGRPAPAAD
- a CDS encoding SCP2 sterol-binding domain-containing protein — protein: MATFPSKQWCEEAVRLVNEDPERSLAAQGWIGEIGIIVDAEPGKLPRPFVVHVVPRDARIEKLRVLDDPDDLDEIEPAYLARAPYTVWKELLKGSLDPVEAVLRRRIAVKGDLQQLIERLRFKGIADRVFAQLKTEYLDEQ
- a CDS encoding DUF4265 domain-containing protein, whose translation is MSQVKLRVPGESKEEVLSVQELGPNRYRLLSAPLWVPGLAAEDEFELSDADPRGYRILKPGGNLCIWFRMPPEIAEKHELVVDALDGGLEWIGGRLDGRAGSAFSFTLAASVDRPVYAKAFDGAVARVPGSSWMISNA
- a CDS encoding carbohydrate-binding protein, with protein sequence MIRLRLLSALCAPFLLFSLAGCDAQDLAIEPSAGTPASPPDATAPTPEPTPASSPVPAPRPTSEARPSLESAPAPAQDKDVFGVTMLYPTKPGGESWMLASDALRDARFDPQQTITRNADGSWKMRSTKVRMEVFTSTGYDSRKIPTYDRDVLAGRGYMQSPNDWKNVEMTGFVKVNATGNNGDNFAWYARGGRHTDSIACEGSSYKGGLHYDGRVRWEKETWHVSYDNVPYKAATGSLKGRWVGFKSVMRNTTANGKPAVRLELWLNDTADKLTWKKVYEKLDDGSWGGDADHCGGSVPAMPITWGGPIATFRWDSATDVDFKWLSVREITE
- a CDS encoding ATP-dependent helicase is translated as MATRTYTLKAATATHSPRIDYEQLLNEEQLRAVEAGEGPVLVIAGAGTGKTRTLTFRVARLLERGTPPEGVLLLTFTNKAAREMTRRVEELTGAFADVGKLLGGTFHHAAHVLLRQHAGALGFSRDFTVLDREDARDLMSSCIAERKLPRERRFPRAEVVLDLVSMAANLQRSVAEVLVEHRPQFLPLLEEVLAVTRRFAERKARMHLMDFDDLLVLLKRLLVENPILRERLVDRFHCVLVDEYQDTNRLQGDLVDLLAGERRNLTVVGDDCQSIYSFRGADFTNIIDFPQRHPGCAIYHLTRNYRSTPEILQLANASISLNQRQFPKQLISSRPPGPVPVLVPTLDVDQQASFVAQRVLELRDTGVPLEQMAVLYRAHSHSLELQLELTRRGIPFRVRSGVRFFEQVHVKDVLAHLRLAGNPRDELALKRIVKLVPGIGPARAESLWEALIALPPELSLVEALACPEIQSQVPRKAAPGFERLIRLMERLTQPGSIPTPGQMIQDVLAGGYGEYLRTGFPEEERREDDIRQLAEFAGRFEDLPRFLSEIALVAEFSAREATGEAPDESLTLSTIHQSKGLEWRAVFVISLAEGRFPFPGAASTPDEEEEERRLFYVAATRARDELALTYPISAVLRAGERAILRLSRFIEELPAGEEAPYDRLILETRTEQDAP
- a CDS encoding Hsp70 family protein, whose translation is MADRPRIIGIDLGTTNTLVASVKNRIPKIVPTDRGNLILPSVVALSAKGDLLVGGVAKDQMVTNPKNTLYGTKRLIGRKYQSKVVDDLKGYFKYDIVEGADGEAAVMLGGKVYSLPEVSSFILKQLKTIAEQFLGGPIDEAVISVPAYYTDSQRQAVKEAGKLAGFNVKRIVNEPTAAALAYGFNRGLDQKILVYDLGGGTFDVSVLHLTGNVFEVLATGGDTFLGGVDFDNRVMDYVLEKFWEETRIDLSQSPIAMQRIKNAAEAAKIDLTLIPNVVIDLPYIEERKGKPIDLRIPLTRENLNALTMDLVDRTFEICDRVLAEKSISRSEIDEIILVGGQSRMPLVQQRIQEHFGKPPRKGVHPDECVALGAALLADSLGSIDSVTLLDAVSMPIGYALPNGRVRRVIEKNSLIPLVKSFRLPPPKEPGAPFIEMDIFQGDSDLMVDNEYLGTLKVPAESAGRKIDFRLNEECLLQVIVEEPSGPRRIELATRDTPELLKKELARLAEEKAQKAEQAAASPSSQQEGSGLFSSIKSIFRRG
- a CDS encoding zinc metalloprotease HtpX, encoding MKNQIKTLLLLGVLSVVLISIGGALGKGFLIGALVLSLAMNVGAYFFSDKLVLTMHGAQEVSPQQAPGLHRMVEELSQRAGIPKPRVFLMNEAQPNAFATGRNPEHGVVAVTAGILEVLDERELRGVLAHELAHIKNRDILVSTIAAAVASAVTYLAHAVGFFGSMLTGRDEDGDEGLSPMQALALALVAPIAATLIQMGISRSREYLADQSGGEISGDPEALARALQKLEAGAMAMPVEGRPATASLFIVSPFAGMQSILSLFSTHPRTEERVRRLREQAARMSSGTRGWSGALPFPQ